Proteins encoded within one genomic window of Rhododendron vialii isolate Sample 1 chromosome 1a, ASM3025357v1:
- the LOC131300672 gene encoding uncharacterized protein LOC131300672 produces MTKERRNRSVSSDRSRASPFPCSSSCSRQSLSINPSDSEESVKEWEEARCPVCMEHPHNAILLMCSSHEKGCRPYMCDTSYRHSNCFDQFCKSFAETQSMNQESTPLSLEHSTSGVISEQTTTNLPVETIEEGPEVKSKLVCPLCRGKVNGWVVVDPARLFMDAKSRSCASEACNFSGTYKDLRKHARLEHPSVRPSEADPERQRSWRRLERQRDLGDLISTLQSSIGEVRSEEEDSVLSFDEGGWLTVFLLIRVFRPSNSSRSRSSGWSASRARAQVTVRRRSTRLWGETHDGENGSVSRNDDNENSDGGSGSQRRRVRRRTTPDNEP; encoded by the coding sequence ATGACAAAGGAGAGAAGAAACCGTTCTGTGTCTTCTGATAGGTCCAGGGCATCTCCTTTTCCTTGCAGCTCAAGTTGCTCAAGACAATCATTGTCCATAAACCCTTCGGACAGTGAAGAGAGTGTGAAAGAATGGGAGGAAGCTCGATGCCCTGTGTGCATGGAACATCCACACAATGCAATCCTCCTCATGTGTTCATCCCATGAGAAAGGATGCCGCCCCTACATGTGTGACACAAGCTATCGCCACTCCAACTGTTTCGATCAGTTTTGCAAGTCATTTGCCGAAACACAATCAATGAACCAAGAAAGCACTCCACTCTCTTTAGAGCACTCCACAAGTGGAGTGATATCGGAACAAACAACTACCAATTTACCGGTTGAAACAATTGAGGAAGGGCCCGAGGTGAAGTCAAAGTTGGTATGCCCCCTTTGTCGCGGAAAAGTGAATGGGTGGGTCGTAGTAGACCCTGCCCGCCTTTTCATGGATGCAAAATCAAGAAGCTGTGCTAGTGAGGCATGCAACTTCAGTGGGACGTACAAAGATCTAAGGAAGCATGCAAGGCTTGAGCACCCTTCTGTGCGGCCATCAGAGGCAGATCCAGAGAGGCAGCGGAGCTGGAGGAGGTTGGAGCGGCAAAGGGATCTTGGGGATTTGATTAGCACACTCCAATCTTCTATTGGTGAGGTAAGGAGTGAGGAAGAGGACAGCGTTTTGTCTTTTGACGAAGGAGGATGGCTTACCGTGTTTTTGCTCATTAGGGTTTTCCGACCGAGTAATAGTTCAAGGAGTAGAAGTAGTGGGTGGTCTGCGTCACGAGCGAGAGCACAAGTGACTGTTAGACGGAGATCAACTAGACTTTGGGGTGAGACCCATGATGGGGAAAATGGATCTGTTTCCCGAAACGATGATAATGAGAATTCGGATGGTGGATCGGGTTCTCAGAGGCGCCGGGTCAGGCGAAGAACGACACCTGATAATGAGCCGTGA